One segment of Micromonospora parathelypteridis DNA contains the following:
- a CDS encoding carbohydrate ABC transporter permease — protein MRVTAPSRPPSAAMRGRARPRGRQALLGWLYATPTAVFVVALFAVPLLLVIRMSVSRWPLLTGDQGVNAPDNFVKAVNHRFFTDSVVFTIKYTVLATVLLLALGLGLALLVQESSRWNNLLRASFLIPSALGLASASLLFYVLYSPYASPLAPVLDRLGITFLGSPTAALISTTFLIVWRYAGFYMVLMLVGLQGIPADVYEAARADGASRWQTFRKITLPLLRPTLALTTVLCVTGSLLAFEQFYILTKGGPDNSTITVVQLIYMVAFQGQNDLGVAAALSLIVLLALVLINALQLRAFRSEES, from the coding sequence ATGAGAGTCACCGCACCGTCTCGACCGCCCAGTGCGGCGATGCGGGGCCGTGCCCGGCCACGCGGCCGTCAGGCCCTGCTGGGCTGGCTCTACGCGACGCCGACCGCGGTGTTCGTCGTGGCGCTCTTCGCCGTACCACTGCTGCTCGTCATCAGGATGTCGGTGTCGAGGTGGCCGCTGCTCACCGGCGACCAGGGGGTCAACGCTCCCGACAACTTCGTGAAGGCCGTCAACCACCGGTTCTTCACCGACTCGGTGGTGTTCACCATCAAGTACACCGTGCTCGCGACCGTGCTGCTCCTGGCCCTCGGCCTGGGGCTGGCCCTGCTCGTGCAGGAGTCGAGCCGGTGGAACAACCTGCTCCGCGCGTCGTTCCTGATTCCCAGTGCCCTCGGGCTGGCGTCGGCGTCCCTGCTGTTCTACGTGCTCTACTCGCCGTACGCGAGCCCTCTGGCACCCGTGCTCGATCGGCTCGGCATCACCTTCCTCGGTTCACCGACCGCGGCGCTCATCTCGACGACGTTCCTCATCGTGTGGCGCTACGCCGGCTTCTACATGGTGCTCATGCTGGTCGGCCTGCAGGGCATACCGGCGGACGTGTACGAGGCCGCCCGCGCGGACGGCGCCAGCCGGTGGCAGACCTTCCGGAAGATCACCCTGCCGCTGCTGCGTCCGACCCTGGCGCTGACGACCGTGCTCTGCGTGACCGGTTCACTGCTCGCCTTCGAGCAGTTCTACATCCTGACGAAGGGCGGTCCGGACAACAGCACGATCACCGTCGTCCAGCTCATCTACATGGTGGCGTTCCAGGGGCAGAACGACCTCGGCGTGGCGGCGGCGCTCTCCCTCATCGTGCTGCTGGCCCTGGTCCTCATCAACGCGCTGCAACTGCGCGCCTTCCGGTCCGAGGAGAGCTGA
- a CDS encoding carbohydrate ABC transporter permease, translating to MFSGSVGLIFLAPLLWTAVASVGPRAGTNQVDGWGFGNYETLANYQAGIWRYLANTAIVALLAVALTLLISLLGGYAFARFRFPGKNILFLVTLAILMVPYATLLIPLYVLLNQVGLQNSLVGVALVLTMFQLPFSTFLMRISFEAVPRELDEAAMVDGCSTFSALWRVLLPAVKPGLITVGLFAFLTAWNDFMAPLILINDSERMTLPLAVSNLRGQVQGVVDYGATEAGVVVLALPCIVLFLLLQRHYVRGFMSGAMKG from the coding sequence GTGTTCTCCGGATCGGTCGGGCTGATCTTCCTGGCTCCGCTGCTCTGGACGGCGGTCGCCTCGGTCGGCCCACGGGCCGGCACGAACCAGGTGGACGGCTGGGGCTTCGGCAACTACGAGACGCTGGCGAACTACCAGGCCGGCATCTGGCGCTACCTCGCCAACACGGCGATCGTCGCCCTGCTCGCGGTCGCGCTGACGCTGCTGATCTCCCTCCTCGGTGGTTACGCGTTCGCCCGGTTCCGCTTCCCCGGCAAGAACATCCTGTTCCTGGTCACGCTCGCCATCCTGATGGTCCCGTACGCGACGTTGCTGATCCCGCTCTACGTGCTGCTCAACCAGGTGGGGCTGCAGAACTCCCTCGTCGGTGTCGCGCTGGTGCTGACGATGTTCCAGCTCCCGTTCTCCACCTTCCTGATGCGCATCTCCTTCGAGGCGGTGCCGCGCGAGTTGGACGAGGCCGCGATGGTCGACGGCTGCTCGACGTTCAGCGCGCTGTGGCGGGTGCTGTTGCCCGCGGTGAAGCCGGGCCTCATCACCGTGGGGCTGTTCGCGTTCCTCACCGCGTGGAACGACTTCATGGCACCGCTGATCCTCATCAACGACAGCGAGCGCATGACCCTTCCGCTCGCTGTGTCCAACCTGCGGGGCCAGGTGCAGGGTGTCGTCGACTACGGGGCGACCGAAGCGGGCGTCGTCGTGCTCGCCCTTCCGTGCATCGTTCTGTTCCTGCTGCTCCAACGACACTACGTGCGCGGCTTCATGTCCGGCGCGATGAAAGGATGA
- a CDS encoding glycoside hydrolase family 127 protein: MSGTVPAAAPVLPIRGRLRPLGLDQVQITGGFWAERQSINAVATLPHIEHWIEREGWIGNFDLAVRGDLSRDRRGREFSDSEIYKFLEAMAWEIGRTGDAELESRFRAVVRRVAAAQEVDGYLNTRFGRPGQAPRWSDLEWGHELYCVGHLLQAAVARARTRPGADDGLFEVARRAADNVCETFGPDGIDGLCGHPGIETALVEFARVTGDDRYLTQAALFVDRRGHGRLSDVEYGREYFQDELPVREATVLRGHAVRANYLAAGAADVAVDLKDTGLLDAVRNQWSNGVARRTYVTGGQGSRHQDEAFGEDWVLPSDRAYSETCAGVGSVMLAWRLLLADGDPRYADLIERTLFNVVSTSPSADGRSFFYTNTLHRRELGSLPDAERPSLRAAASLRAPWFEVSCCPTNVARTLASLTAYVATYDDEGIQLHQYLPGTIEHRLADGRDLRVSVATDYPHDGQIRVRIESDDDQPWSLTVRVPGWASEGATLTIAGDTRPVGPGFVTECRTWRRGDEVVLSLPVGPRFTHPDARIDAVRGCVAVEHGPLVLALESVDVPGVETVDELRVDTSQPPRLVNGRVTVRLRRVHPRDHDWPYQTDAVESAPTVGESLDEVALVAYHDWANRGPSTMRVWLPTTR, encoded by the coding sequence ATGAGCGGCACCGTACCTGCGGCCGCCCCCGTCCTGCCGATCCGTGGCCGGCTCCGGCCGCTCGGGCTGGACCAGGTCCAGATCACGGGGGGATTCTGGGCCGAACGTCAATCGATCAACGCCGTCGCGACTCTCCCGCACATCGAGCACTGGATCGAGCGGGAAGGTTGGATCGGCAACTTCGACCTCGCCGTGCGGGGCGACCTGTCACGCGACCGCCGTGGCCGCGAGTTCTCCGACTCGGAGATCTACAAGTTCCTCGAGGCGATGGCGTGGGAGATCGGCCGGACCGGCGATGCGGAGCTAGAGTCGAGGTTCCGCGCCGTCGTGCGGCGGGTGGCCGCGGCGCAGGAGGTTGACGGCTACCTCAACACGAGGTTCGGTCGCCCGGGGCAGGCGCCTCGCTGGTCCGACCTCGAATGGGGTCACGAGCTCTACTGCGTCGGTCATCTCCTCCAGGCCGCGGTCGCCCGCGCCCGCACGCGCCCGGGCGCGGACGACGGCCTGTTCGAGGTCGCCCGCCGTGCCGCCGACAACGTGTGCGAGACGTTCGGGCCGGACGGTATCGACGGCCTCTGCGGGCACCCGGGGATCGAGACCGCGCTGGTGGAGTTCGCCCGAGTCACCGGCGACGACCGCTACCTGACCCAGGCCGCTCTCTTCGTCGACCGGCGGGGCCACGGCCGGCTCAGCGATGTGGAGTACGGCCGGGAGTACTTCCAGGACGAGCTTCCCGTCCGGGAGGCGACGGTCCTGCGGGGGCACGCGGTACGGGCGAACTACCTCGCTGCCGGTGCCGCCGACGTCGCAGTCGACCTGAAGGACACCGGCCTGCTGGACGCGGTACGCAACCAGTGGAGCAACGGGGTGGCCCGGCGGACATACGTCACCGGCGGACAGGGCTCCCGGCACCAGGACGAGGCGTTCGGCGAGGACTGGGTGCTCCCGTCCGACCGCGCGTACTCGGAAACCTGCGCCGGGGTCGGCTCGGTGATGCTCGCGTGGCGGCTGCTGCTCGCCGACGGCGACCCCCGCTACGCCGACCTCATCGAGCGGACGCTGTTCAACGTGGTGTCGACCTCGCCGTCGGCCGACGGGCGGAGTTTCTTTTACACGAACACCCTGCACCGCCGCGAGCTGGGCAGCCTCCCCGACGCCGAGCGGCCCAGCCTGCGCGCGGCGGCCTCTCTGCGGGCGCCCTGGTTCGAGGTCTCCTGCTGCCCGACGAACGTCGCCCGCACCCTGGCAAGCCTGACGGCGTACGTCGCGACGTACGACGACGAGGGTATCCAGCTGCACCAGTACCTGCCGGGGACCATCGAGCACCGGCTCGCCGACGGGCGTGACCTCCGGGTGAGCGTGGCGACCGACTACCCGCACGACGGGCAGATCCGGGTACGGATCGAGAGCGACGACGACCAGCCCTGGTCGCTGACGGTGCGGGTGCCCGGCTGGGCGAGCGAGGGTGCGACGTTGACCATCGCCGGAGACACCCGCCCGGTCGGGCCGGGTTTCGTCACCGAGTGCCGGACGTGGCGCCGCGGCGACGAGGTCGTCCTGTCCCTGCCGGTGGGGCCCCGCTTCACCCACCCGGACGCGCGCATCGACGCGGTCCGCGGCTGCGTCGCGGTGGAGCACGGCCCCCTCGTGCTCGCCCTGGAGTCGGTGGACGTGCCCGGCGTCGAGACGGTCGACGAACTCCGCGTCGACACCAGCCAACCGCCCCGTCTCGTGAATGGCCGGGTCACCGTGCGCTTGCGGCGCGTCCACCCGCGAGACCACGACTGGCCCTACCAGACCGACGCGGTCGAGTCGGCGCCGACGGTCGGCGAAAGCCTCGACGAGGTGGCGCTGGTGGCGTACCACGACTGGGCCAACCGAGGGCCCTCGACCATGCGCGTCTGGCTCCCGACAACCCGCTGA